Proteins from one Mucilaginibacter jinjuensis genomic window:
- a CDS encoding sigma-54 interaction domain-containing protein, whose product MDVQEIKQRFGIIGNSPLLNRAINIASQVAPTDISVLITGESGSGKEAFSHIIHQLSPRKHGPFIAVNCGAIPEGTIDSELFGHEKGAYTGAVGERKGYFETVNGGTIFLDEIGEMPLGTQARLLRVLESGQFIRVGSSKVEKTNVRVIAATNVDVYDAVKAGKFREDLYYRLNTVPLRIPPLRDRKEDVYLLFRKFASDFTDKYRTPAMQLDEDAQRVLANYSWPGNVRQLKNIAEQLAVLESDHTITGQTLLTYIPNEGSSSNLPMRIENQPKEDFSERDILYKVLFDMKRDMVELKKLVAEMIEHGGVSPNFANHSQAISQLYRDIEIPNSPDTQFTLQQPVTVSNNNSNNVVNDGFITTHAEEVEESLSLIEKESDLIRKALKKHKGKRKLAANELGISERTLYRKIKELNL is encoded by the coding sequence ATGGATGTACAAGAAATAAAACAACGCTTCGGTATCATTGGTAATTCGCCATTGTTAAACCGGGCAATAAATATAGCCAGCCAGGTGGCGCCAACCGATATATCTGTTTTGATTACCGGTGAGAGTGGCTCTGGTAAGGAAGCGTTTTCGCATATTATACACCAGCTTAGTCCGCGTAAACACGGGCCGTTTATTGCGGTTAACTGTGGCGCTATCCCTGAAGGTACTATCGATTCAGAACTTTTCGGTCACGAAAAGGGAGCTTACACAGGTGCCGTTGGCGAACGTAAAGGTTACTTCGAAACCGTAAATGGTGGTACCATATTTCTGGATGAGATTGGCGAAATGCCTTTAGGCACCCAGGCCCGTTTATTGAGGGTACTGGAATCGGGTCAGTTTATCCGCGTAGGTTCATCCAAAGTAGAGAAAACCAATGTGCGTGTTATTGCAGCAACCAATGTTGATGTATATGATGCGGTAAAAGCAGGCAAGTTTCGCGAGGATCTTTACTATCGTTTAAATACTGTGCCTTTGCGCATCCCGCCATTGCGCGATCGTAAAGAAGATGTTTACCTGTTGTTCCGCAAGTTTGCGTCGGACTTTACCGATAAATACCGTACCCCGGCTATGCAGCTGGATGAAGACGCACAACGAGTATTGGCCAATTACTCGTGGCCGGGTAACGTTCGTCAGCTGAAAAACATTGCAGAGCAGCTGGCTGTGCTCGAGAGCGATCATACTATAACCGGGCAAACCCTTTTAACTTATATTCCTAACGAGGGCAGCAGCTCTAACCTGCCTATGCGTATAGAAAATCAGCCTAAAGAAGATTTCTCTGAAAGGGACATTCTCTACAAAGTGCTGTTTGATATGAAGCGCGACATGGTAGAGCTAAAGAAACTGGTAGCCGAAATGATAGAGCATGGCGGCGTATCACCAAACTTTGCCAATCATTCGCAGGCAATTAGTCAGCTGTACAGGGATATCGAAATACCTAACAGCCCCGATACACAATTTACTTTACAGCAACCCGTTACAGTAAGTAATAATAACAGCAACAACGTGGTTAATGATGGTTTTATAACCACCCATGCCGAAGAGGTTGAAGAATCGTTATCGTTGATCGAAAAGGAATCAGACCTCATCCGTAAGGCGCTGAAAAAACATAAAGGTAAACGCAAGCTGGCAGCCAATGAATTAGGTATATCAGAACGTACCCTGTACCGAAAAATTAAAGAATTAAATTTATAA